The Glycine soja cultivar W05 chromosome 4, ASM419377v2, whole genome shotgun sequence genomic sequence TTTGAAACCTTTGCCTTTACTAGTTTGGAGTGGACAGCCAAATGAAGAAGATGACCGCAGTGAAAAGGTGCAAAGAAACATTCACATACCAAACAAGTAAGTTGTGTCTCCACTTACTATGTTCTCCATATGTATGTTTGCTTACCCTTCTAAAACTAACTAGTAAAGTAATAATTGACATTTTGAtcatatatatgtgcattttttatgttattcttTTATGGTACTTAGAGGTTTATCTCGTTAATTTGCGTAATAAAGGTTTctataaaatgttaatttagaCTACCAAAGTAAAACTCTAATTCTGATTTAATACCAGTATAAGAAGTACCTATAGAACTACATGTAAGTTTTGTTCTTAGTAAAGGACAACTAGAACTTCTGTAATGATAAGCTATTAAAAGAAGGTTATCTTACTTACTTTGATGGTGTTCATACAGGAATGGTGATGAAGAAAACCATTTGGTGGGGTGGCCACCAGTTAAATCATGGAGGAGGAAAGAACTCCATCAGCAGCATCCTGCGAGAGGCCGAATTAGGAACGATAGGATTCAAGCTAATGAAAATCAAAGTAGAGGACCAAACTCTTTATATGTCAAGGTTAACATGGAAGGGGTAGCCATAGGAAGGAAAATCAATTTGAGGCTTTTCAATTCTTATCAGACACTCACAAGCAGCTTGATCAGCATGTTTGCTAAATGTAAGTGAATGGTTctacatttcttttttcttttgagttTGTTGTGAGATGTATGCAGTggatttgatttttgatttggtCTATACATGTTATATTTGAACAGACCAAAAATTTGAGGAAGTTGGAGAAAGTTACACGCTCACCTTTCAAAACGAACAAGGGGAATGGCTGCAAGTAGGACATGTTCCATGGCAGTATgtgcatattttatatatacattgaTTACATACTTCCATTGACTACTTTATGCCACGGAAACTTTAAGGACAATTCATTCCTtggagaaaaaattaaaaaagagagaaactttaggaatattattattattattggtaaGGTAtctaaagaaaaacattttcttgATTTGCAGATCCTTTATAGGTACTGTGCGGCGTTTAGTGATACTGAGGAATGGAAGTGAAACTATTTGACACAGATTTTTATCTGTGCTCTGATGTTGTTTATGGTGTCGGTTCGGGAAAAGAGTATTAGCTTGAATAGGTTGTAGAAAGCAAAAGCAAAGTATGAAAGAGTCGGATTACAAATAACTTGCTTCAGCTTTgattctttttaataattttgtattgtttcAATCACAAGTAACCTGATCGAACTTTCAAATGTCAGCATCTGCCAAAATAATCAGCGAAATTTGCCCATGATCGTGAAATTGAGAGCAATGGTTCACTTGTACTTGTTAAGTAATCTGCAAGGCAATTTATAGCTATAATTAAGTGGTTGGTGGGGGCTTATAATAAGGATGTGGCTGTACATGAAGAAAGCATGAACTAATCAAAGCCTTACTTTGACCTTGTAATAATAGAGTCTTtggtttaataatttatatgaacCTTGTCATATTTACATATCAGAATTTCGTTGGTCCCGACTCCTCTCTGATCAAGCTCAAAGCTTACCAAAAAAACTAACTAGTCATGCTTTCACTCACAATTCAAAGGAGTTGATTATGTATATTTGTTAACTAAATTAAATCCTGTGTGTCAAGGACCAATCCCATCCTAAACTAATTTTTCAGAAGCAATGGTCAAATTCCTGGTCAGttagttaataataatactCTAATATCATGAAAGCTCATGCTCTTGGGTAAAAGCTCTTGCTCTATATTGAATTTCATGTCTAAACCTTAACTTCCCCTAAAAAGTAGTACTACTATGAAATTTTGGTTTCTCTTTTCAGTTTGCCCTTAAAACTGAGCGATGATACCCTTAAAATCACCTCAAATTTAGTTGCAATAAATTCTTCTCTGACTTGTCACTCTAGAGCATGTAACTACCGTTGAGCTGTAATATCTAACTTTATATCCACCTTTTCAGTTCTCATCTATTGTTCTAGCTGGTTCTGGAGACATAATTTCCTTATGCACGCTGGCCTCATTGAATACATTCATCTACTGCTCCCTCTCTTCTCAAAtctaacagaaaaaaaaatggattcatgcaaactaataaaattagttaaccaCATCTAATTGCATCaatctcaattaaaattttaattttttttaacttatccaTTGGAATTTGGtattaacaatataaataaGTCATTGGAACTAAAAACTCTCAttaaatgatgttttaaaaataataacattaaattggataaagttagttgaaatttttttatatttgaaaccaagaaaaatgtattttttttttcttcttatatttgaTAACGGATGGATTAATTATATGCTTGACTTCTTCACTCTTGCATTTTCATGAAAAGTGGAATTCCATGAaattttattcaagataattaatAATGCAGCAGAATTCCCAAGTTCATTTAATTCTAAATGTGACATATATATGCAATAGAGCGGGTTATGGGATTACCTGTAATGGACAAACTTGACATCGGCCCTAACGGATCCTGTTCAAAAGTCAAAACTACTAGTATTGTAGTCTCAACAGGACAAATGCAACATGGGtttggttttttttcttcaatacaATGAAGACAATAAAGTTTAAATCTAAAACTTTGTGTAAACTATCTAACCTCCTATGCCGACACTATTGAATTAATATGGGCCTCTTCTTGTGATAAACAATAGTATAGGATAATCTGCTTTTGTTAGGATGTGAATGGATGTGAGAAACAAGCGAAAATAAGTTTTTGCCTAGTTCTCAAACAAGGTTGAATCACATTGAATGCCATAAAGATCAAATTCATTTGGGTCTTATTATTAAACCTAGTTAAGGAATCAATAAACTAAAGGTTATTACTAAAAATCATGAGCAAGCTGAACTATAATGTATCACCATCTCTGAAGTCTGAAGTGTGAAATAACTCGAATTGTGTATAATCCTCACCTGGCTCACCATATTTTGATACTTCCAGCTTCCAGTGCAATTGAGGAGATTCAGGTACCCTGTCATGTATTTTTAAGGACCCACTTCGCTCACTGGTATAGATATTTATAGCTGactatgattttaatttaacacGACTGTGTTATAGATATTAGTAGTTGAATTGCTTTGGAAGTTAGTGTGAGTTAAATGATTAATCATAGCTATTTGAAGTTAATTGATAGATGTTGACAGGATTATGCTTATTTACATTGTTTTCCTCATTTTTCAATCAACAGCAATTctatatttttccttattttcaaGTCTCTTTGACTCTATCATATTTCTCGAAATgctgttaagtttttttttgctaaaatagGAAGTTAATAgatgaaacaagaaaaattaaatgacacaCTGATATCTTCCTCTGATTTCTTGGTCAAGTGTTGAATAATTTTGTCTTAGTTGACTGCGAGTTTGTTCCTTAACATCCCTTTCTAAGTTCAAAAGTTTAGTGAAATTTGGTTGTtagtaaattcaaaaacaaccGTTTTGAACACCGTTTTATCTTCTGTTGAAATTTTGTTGAATATTCCCCAAGTAGTTTCAGTTGACATTTGAAAACTGGTCGAATTTAATTTATTgcgaataattaaaaataaaaatgtattatttaattaacacGATCACGGTGGGACTCGAACCCACAATCTCCCGCTCCGGAGGCGAGCGCCTTATCCATTAGGCCACGCGACCAATGCTTGGTATTTGATAGGGTtctaataatcataattttatagtaacaaaattaaaatgggGCGCAAAGTCtacattaattgaaaaaaacatCTACAAGTACAGGACTAAGTGGTGGTTCATTGGCCGGCAACCTAACTTAGCCACTAAAGTAGATTaagacttgaaattttgtttaataaaaaaggtcaggttcaaaatattaaaagttattttcaacTTAACACTTAACATGCAAGTGTTAAAGTAAATACATAAAAGATATTGTTCAAaggcttattaaaaattaaaacttcttTTAAAGACTTTATGATAgaaatatacttttatttttcgcACAGCGTCAaacttttaaagtttttaactcaaacctttaaaataaaattttaatttcaaatatataaatctaaagccttatattaaacaaaaaaaatatgtttgtttttaaaaggtaatttattttcttattaataattataacaaactattttatttttatgtagcgtcttatttaaaagtaaatataaaacaaaataaaatgaaaaccatATTTTGA encodes the following:
- the LOC114408955 gene encoding auxin-responsive protein IAA29-like, whose product is MEVDLVLALPTQNSVEEFKLNKSKQIVSLQLWRASCGSESEKRVKHNKRSFEESFGHFLKPLPLLVWSGQPNEEDDRSEKVQRNIHIPNKNGDEENHLVGWPPVKSWRRKELHQQHPARGRIRNDRIQANENQSRGPNSLYVKVNMEGVAIGRKINLRLFNSYQTLTSSLISMFAKYQKFEEVGESYTLTFQNEQGEWLQVGHVPWQSFIGTVRRLVILRNGSETI